The following proteins come from a genomic window of bacterium:
- the hemC gene encoding hydroxymethylbilane synthase: protein MHTYKAGTRPSPLALKQVEEIQKRLPSISLETAVIRTRGDKDKVSSLWNEQETDFFTREIESALLGKSIDIAIHSAKDIEIDMPAGLVIAAITSSISPFECLVSRDNFSLRNLKSGAIVGTSSRKRKVALTGFRPDLVVKDIRGNIDERLKQLDDGRFDAIIVAHAALIRLNLEHRITKIIPKEIMEPHPLQGCLAVQIRSDRQDLLSIFRSINEN from the coding sequence GATACAGAAGCGCCTGCCGAGTATCAGTCTTGAGACGGCTGTTATCCGTACGCGGGGGGATAAGGATAAAGTTTCTTCTCTATGGAACGAGCAAGAGACCGATTTCTTTACCCGTGAAATAGAGTCGGCCCTGTTGGGTAAATCTATAGACATAGCAATACACAGCGCCAAGGACATCGAGATTGACATGCCCGCGGGGCTTGTCATAGCGGCCATAACATCATCGATAAGTCCTTTCGAATGCCTGGTGTCCAGAGATAACTTTTCTCTAAGAAATTTAAAGAGCGGCGCAATTGTGGGCACCAGCAGCCGCAAGCGCAAAGTTGCTTTGACCGGTTTCAGGCCCGACCTTGTTGTGAAAGATATACGCGGCAACATCGATGAAAGACTGAAGCAGTTAGATGATGGGAGATTCGATGCCATTATAGTAGCGCACGCTGCCCTGATTAGGCTTAATCTTGAGCACAGAATAACCAAGATCATACCGAAGGAGATTATGGAACCACACCCTTTACAGGGATGTCTCGCCGTTCAAATCAGGAGTGATAGGCAGGATTTGTTAAGTATTTTCAGGAGTATAAATGAAAATTAA
- a CDS encoding GIY-YIG nuclease family protein produces the protein MKKKFVRKQLFYVYILECQDGTYYTGYTNDLEKRIKEHKDNKRGAKYLRGKKPFKVVYTKEYRYFKRAVSEESRIKKLRRWQKQKLLDTFKK, from the coding sequence ATGAAGAAAAAATTTGTTCGCAAACAGCTGTTTTATGTTTATATACTTGAATGTCAAGACGGGACATATTATACCGGGTATACGAATGATTTAGAAAAAAGGATTAAGGAGCATAAGGACAATAAACGCGGAGCTAAATACCTGCGCGGAAAGAAGCCTTTTAAAGTTGTCTATACTAAAGAGTATAGGTATTTTAAAAGGGCGGTATCGGAGGAGAGTAGAATCAAGAAATTAAGACGATGGCAAAAACAGAAATTGTTAGATACATTTAAAAAATGA
- a CDS encoding tetratricopeptide repeat protein: MMLKHKYLIFVFAVLFPAVVSAGPADFKKAAGYYSRKEYQKAFDIYEGEAKEVKDHSVKSEIYYWMGQCCLGMQKGEKARMFFELSMDIYPNSGMAVLSQAGIGDSYFTDKDYRKALNVYTWVYNMNPKCEISSTLLFMISECFRNLGEKSNAEAYVKMLKKNYPKSPEAMIAR; this comes from the coding sequence ATGATGTTAAAACATAAATATTTAATTTTTGTCTTCGCTGTATTGTTCCCGGCTGTGGTATCGGCGGGCCCCGCGGATTTTAAAAAGGCGGCAGGCTATTACAGCCGTAAAGAATACCAGAAAGCTTTTGATATCTACGAGGGCGAAGCCAAAGAAGTAAAAGACCATTCCGTCAAATCCGAAATATATTACTGGATGGGGCAGTGCTGTCTGGGAATGCAGAAGGGCGAGAAAGCGAGAATGTTTTTTGAGCTTTCGATGGATATTTACCCGAATTCGGGAATGGCGGTTCTGAGCCAGGCGGGAATAGGAGACTCATATTTTACTGATAAAGATTACCGCAAGGCGCTGAATGTTTACACATGGGTATATAATATGAACCCCAAATGCGAAATCAGTTCGACACTGCTGTTTATGATATCGGAATGCTTTAGAAACCTCGGAGAAAAATCGAATGCCGAGGCCTATGTAAAAATGCTGAAAAAAAATTATCCCAAAAGCCCGGAAGCAATGATAGCCAGATGA
- the cobA gene encoding uroporphyrinogen-III C-methyltransferase, whose protein sequence is MKIKMGKVYIVGAGPGDPELISVKAFKTLKKADCVLYDFLSSPALLKHVKKGAKKICVGKTDGLHLKEQDEINKLLYDNFGRYRYVVRLKGGDPAVFSRGFEEERYLSARGVPTEVIPGITSAIAGPESFGIPLTVKNKIQSFAVLTGRKEDPDAEIDAPDCPTLIYLMGVANIRNIVKALRKSRLPDVTPCAFIERATMKSARIVKATIGTIVKETARQKVKPPAVLIVGEVINYAKI, encoded by the coding sequence ATGAAAATTAAAATGGGAAAAGTATATATTGTCGGTGCCGGACCAGGTGATCCGGAACTTATCAGCGTAAAAGCGTTCAAGACGCTTAAAAAGGCTGACTGCGTACTCTATGACTTTTTGTCGAGTCCTGCGCTTTTGAAACATGTTAAAAAGGGAGCTAAAAAAATATGCGTCGGGAAAACGGATGGCCTACATCTTAAGGAACAGGACGAAATAAACAAACTGCTTTATGATAATTTTGGCAGATACAGATATGTTGTACGCCTTAAAGGAGGCGATCCGGCTGTCTTCAGCCGCGGTTTTGAAGAAGAGAGATATTTATCGGCGCGCGGTGTTCCGACAGAAGTGATTCCGGGGATAACGTCAGCCATAGCGGGCCCTGAATCATTTGGCATACCGCTTACCGTAAAGAACAAAATACAATCATTTGCCGTATTGACAGGACGCAAAGAGGACCCGGACGCCGAGATCGACGCGCCGGATTGCCCTACGCTTATATATCTAATGGGTGTAGCCAATATCAGAAATATAGTAAAGGCGCTAAGGAAAAGCAGACTTCCTGACGTAACTCCATGTGCGTTCATTGAACGGGCAACCATGAAGTCGGCAAGGATCGTTAAAGCGACGATAGGGACCATTGTAAAAGAGACAGCAAGGCAAAAAGTGAAACCACCGGCCGTTCTGATCGTAGGTGAGGTAATAAATTATGCGAAAATATAA
- a CDS encoding transposase, which produces MARPCRLQAENCFYHITSRGNDRKNVFLSDYDFEKFLEYLLQAKDKYKFNLYAYCLMSNHYHLFIEILQPNLSKIMQYLNTAYTVYYNKKHNKTGHLFQGRYKSLLVDEDNYFMELTRYIHLNPVRAKMVDLPQKYRWSSFKGFIKPKTDKYIDYPELNSYLGMKPTDYKDFVLSEIGKNNALLDKVYASFFLGTKDFIKDKLNEFRPEIESGDFAHKKKLQSTVSIDDIVNTVAKVFNETEETVFAKKNSQSNTRKIAIYIAKNITALTNKEIGSRFDISDSAVGKINKMVVGLLNEDKRLRKRVDGVFSVFRV; this is translated from the coding sequence ATGGCTAGACCTTGTCGCTTACAGGCCGAAAACTGCTTTTATCATATAACCAGCCGGGGAAATGATCGCAAGAATGTATTCCTAAGTGATTATGACTTTGAGAAATTCCTCGAGTATCTTTTACAAGCCAAGGACAAATATAAGTTTAATCTTTACGCTTACTGTTTAATGTCTAACCATTACCATTTATTTATTGAAATATTACAGCCTAATTTGTCAAAGATAATGCAGTATCTTAATACTGCTTATACAGTATATTACAACAAAAAGCACAATAAGACTGGCCACTTATTTCAAGGTAGGTATAAATCATTATTAGTTGATGAAGATAACTATTTTATGGAACTTACCCGCTATATACATCTTAACCCGGTAAGAGCTAAAATGGTAGATTTACCTCAAAAATACCGATGGTCTAGCTTCAAAGGATTCATAAAGCCTAAAACTGATAAGTATATCGATTATCCCGAGCTTAACAGCTATTTAGGTATGAAACCGACTGATTATAAGGATTTTGTTTTAAGCGAGATAGGCAAGAATAATGCTTTGCTTGATAAGGTTTACGCTAGTTTTTTTCTGGGGACCAAAGACTTTATTAAAGATAAGCTGAATGAATTTAGGCCTGAGATAGAATCAGGCGATTTTGCTCATAAGAAAAAACTTCAGTCAACCGTATCAATTGATGATATAGTAAATACTGTTGCTAAGGTTTTTAATGAGACTGAAGAGACTGTATTTGCTAAAAAAAACAGCCAATCGAACACACGTAAGATCGCTATCTATATTGCTAAAAACATAACCGCTTTAACTAATAAAGAAATTGGAAGCCGTTTTGATATAAGTGATTCAGCTGTAGGTAAGATAAATAAGATGGTTGTCGGCTTATTAAATGAGGATAAACGTTTAAGGAAGAGGGTCGACGGTGTGTTTTCCGTTTTCCGGGTCTGA
- a CDS encoding glutamate-1-semialdehyde 2,1-aminomutase — MAKRTINSKLFDEAQKYLVNGVDSPVRAFHYVGCDPLIIKKGHGSKVYDHDGNAYIDYVLSWGSLILGHAFPGVVNAVKDAAHNGLSFGATNIKEVELAKLIRKAIPFAERLRFVNSGTEAVMGAVRLARGYTRRDKIIKFEGAYHGHADYLLTKSGSGLATLGISSSAGIPKDFIKHTIIVSLNDTEAVEHVFKKHGREIAAILAEPVGGNYGVLPPDIDFLKRLRQLTVKYKALLIFDEVITGFRFGFGSVAQRFCIIPDLIVLGKIIGGGLPIGAYGGNAAIMKHLAPSGNVYQASTFAGNPIVAASGFATLTALKEQKDDYTTLENITKQLVFDIWRMSVKYKIALIIDSYGSMFSLKFAKKNKFKLFYKTMLERGVYLAPSEFEANFLSFAHTKKDIEDTVRAADAAFRRVIK, encoded by the coding sequence ATGGCTAAAAGAACGATAAATTCTAAATTATTTGATGAGGCTCAAAAATATCTAGTGAACGGCGTCGATAGTCCCGTGCGCGCTTTTCATTATGTAGGTTGTGATCCGCTTATAATAAAAAAGGGCCATGGTTCAAAAGTTTACGATCATGACGGCAATGCGTATATCGATTATGTGCTGTCGTGGGGAAGCCTTATCCTGGGCCATGCATTTCCTGGCGTTGTGAATGCGGTCAAGGATGCTGCCCATAACGGTTTGAGCTTTGGCGCGACTAATATAAAAGAAGTAGAATTAGCGAAATTGATCCGAAAGGCGATACCGTTTGCCGAAAGGTTAAGATTTGTCAATTCCGGCACTGAAGCCGTGATGGGCGCGGTAAGGCTGGCCCGAGGCTATACAAGAAGAGATAAGATAATAAAATTTGAGGGCGCATATCATGGCCACGCAGATTACCTGCTTACAAAAAGCGGTTCAGGGCTCGCGACCCTCGGGATTTCATCGAGTGCCGGCATCCCAAAAGATTTTATAAAACATACGATAATAGTTTCATTAAATGATACCGAAGCCGTTGAGCATGTATTTAAAAAGCACGGCCGCGAGATCGCTGCTATATTGGCCGAGCCGGTCGGTGGCAATTACGGTGTTTTACCGCCTGATATAGATTTCTTAAAAAGATTAAGACAGCTGACTGTGAAATACAAGGCTTTATTAATATTCGATGAAGTCATTACCGGTTTTCGTTTCGGATTCGGTTCAGTTGCTCAGCGTTTCTGTATTATCCCGGATCTCATCGTGCTGGGCAAGATTATAGGCGGCGGCCTTCCGATAGGCGCGTATGGGGGCAACGCAGCTATCATGAAACATCTTGCGCCGTCCGGTAACGTATATCAGGCGTCGACGTTTGCAGGCAACCCCATCGTAGCGGCGTCAGGGTTTGCCACCCTAACGGCGCTGAAAGAACAAAAGGATGATTACACAACGCTGGAGAATATTACGAAACAGCTTGTTTTTGATATTTGGAGGATGTCGGTAAAATATAAAATAGCTTTAATAATAGATTCGTATGGTAGCATGTTCAGCCTGAAGTTTGCAAAAAAGAACAAATTCAAGCTCTTCTATAAGACAATGCTGGAAAGAGGCGTGTATCTGGCGCCTTCCGAGTTTGAGGCAAACTTTCTTTCGTTCGCGCATACTAAAAAGGATATCGAAGACACCGTAAGGGCCGCCGATGCGGCATTTAGGAGGGTTATAAAATGA
- the hemB gene encoding porphobilinogen synthase: MRKYNSVAINAKDLVYPLFIKNGKDIREEISSMPGIYRFSPDTVVREAREIKKQGIRAVLLFGVPDKKDSDGTGAYKKDSAVVSTVRNLKREVPGLIAMTDVCLCAYTSHGHCGIVRPGQKSIAHKATLDVLSRMALSHAEAGADYVAPSAMAKAQVSVIRKALDAHGFKNTKIMGYSAKFASSFYGPFRNAAGSFPKFGDRSGYQLDYKDAEKALTEIADDIKEGADIVMVKPALAYLDIIYRARERFRTKLAAYNVSGEYAFVKNGAKFGLWNEKKIVFEIITSIRRAGADLIITYHAKDIARWLKER, encoded by the coding sequence ATGCGAAAATATAACAGTGTTGCCATAAATGCGAAAGATCTCGTATATCCTTTATTTATAAAGAATGGCAAAGATATAAGGGAGGAGATATCTTCCATGCCTGGTATTTACAGGTTCTCTCCTGATACCGTTGTTCGGGAGGCCAGAGAGATAAAGAAACAAGGTATAAGAGCTGTTCTTTTATTCGGTGTGCCGGATAAAAAAGACAGTGATGGAACTGGTGCTTATAAAAAGGACAGCGCGGTTGTCAGTACTGTAAGAAATTTAAAGCGCGAAGTCCCCGGCCTCATTGCAATGACGGATGTATGTCTTTGCGCATATACGTCCCATGGACATTGCGGTATCGTCAGGCCGGGACAAAAGTCAATCGCTCACAAAGCTACTCTTGATGTGCTTTCCAGGATGGCACTGTCGCACGCTGAAGCCGGTGCGGATTATGTTGCGCCTTCGGCCATGGCAAAGGCTCAGGTATCCGTTATAAGAAAAGCATTGGATGCCCACGGTTTTAAGAATACTAAGATAATGGGGTATTCAGCGAAGTTCGCATCATCCTTTTACGGCCCTTTCAGGAACGCGGCAGGCTCGTTCCCTAAATTCGGCGACAGGAGTGGTTATCAGCTCGATTATAAGGATGCCGAAAAAGCTCTCACTGAAATAGCGGATGATATAAAAGAGGGCGCCGACATCGTTATGGTTAAACCTGCTTTGGCGTATCTTGACATAATCTATAGAGCAAGGGAGAGATTTAGAACAAAGCTCGCTGCCTATAACGTAAGCGGTGAATATGCTTTTGTTAAAAACGGGGCAAAGTTTGGATTGTGGAATGAGAAGAAAATAGTATTTGAGATAATAACTTCAATCAGACGTGCCGGTGCGGATCTAATTATTACCTATCATGCGAAGGACATTGCGCGATGGCTAAAAGAACGATAA
- the miaB gene encoding tRNA (N6-isopentenyl adenosine(37)-C2)-methylthiotransferase MiaB — translation MKKERTNINIDSGLLQTQNSGKISQQKKASTFCSPEFGVTPIGLRVFLKTYGCQMNELDSEAMAGAMSELGYETVSSEKDADVIILNTCTVRDLAEKKALGKIGALKKLKDANKKLVIGVAGCLAQQRGEQLLRRFKHLDFTVGTREIDAIPELVAEAMAGRRQISRLCGRRKITEPAVYKRMHDVKAFVYVMRGCENFCSYCIVPYVRGHEVSRPSFEIIDEIKELSDSGYKEVCLLGQNVNSYGRGLHEKIDFTGLLEKIDKISGLERIRFMTSHPKDISDRLIRAVEALDKVCESIHFPLQSGSDKILKLMNRGYTYADYLKIVDKLRKNVKDIAVSTDIIVGFPGETEQDFRQTVKAFKEIEFNSSFIFKYSPRSGTKAAELDDDVPSKVKLERNRELLDLQDEISVRKNKKLIEKKLEVLIEGPSRKDKNISTGRTRQNVIALFEPGKHAKGDVAGFVPGSASSSVLRGKLTDK, via the coding sequence ATGAAAAAAGAACGTACAAATATAAATATTGATAGCGGTTTGCTCCAAACTCAAAACAGCGGCAAAATCTCTCAGCAAAAAAAGGCTTCGACATTTTGCTCGCCTGAGTTCGGAGTGACACCCATAGGTCTTCGAGTTTTCTTAAAGACCTATGGGTGTCAGATGAACGAGCTCGACTCGGAGGCGATGGCGGGGGCGATGTCGGAGCTGGGTTATGAGACGGTTTCTTCAGAGAAAGACGCGGATGTGATAATCCTTAACACATGCACCGTGAGGGACCTTGCGGAGAAAAAGGCGCTGGGGAAAATAGGCGCTCTCAAAAAACTGAAAGACGCGAATAAAAAACTGGTGATAGGCGTGGCGGGATGCCTTGCCCAGCAGAGAGGCGAGCAGCTTTTAAGAAGGTTCAAACACCTGGATTTTACAGTAGGGACAAGGGAAATAGATGCAATCCCGGAACTGGTAGCCGAAGCGATGGCAGGAAGGCGGCAGATATCGCGCCTTTGCGGCAGGAGAAAAATAACCGAACCGGCGGTATATAAAAGAATGCATGACGTAAAGGCTTTTGTTTACGTGATGAGGGGATGCGAAAATTTCTGTTCATACTGCATTGTGCCTTACGTGAGGGGCCACGAGGTAAGCAGGCCTTCTTTTGAAATAATTGATGAAATAAAGGAGCTCTCGGATTCAGGCTATAAGGAAGTGTGCCTGCTGGGGCAGAATGTAAATTCATACGGCAGGGGGCTTCATGAGAAAATAGATTTCACGGGGCTTCTTGAAAAGATAGATAAAATATCCGGGCTTGAAAGAATAAGGTTTATGACTTCTCATCCCAAAGATATTTCGGACAGGCTGATAAGAGCGGTCGAGGCGCTTGATAAGGTGTGTGAAAGTATACATTTTCCTTTGCAATCAGGTTCTGATAAGATACTAAAACTGATGAACAGGGGTTACACTTACGCGGATTACCTGAAAATTGTTGATAAACTCAGGAAAAATGTTAAGGATATTGCAGTCAGCACTGATATAATCGTGGGTTTTCCGGGTGAGACCGAACAAGATTTCCGGCAAACCGTAAAAGCTTTTAAGGAGATAGAATTTAACAGCTCTTTTATTTTTAAATATTCGCCAAGGAGCGGAACGAAAGCCGCTGAACTGGATGATGATGTCCCTTCTAAAGTCAAGCTTGAGAGAAACAGGGAACTGCTCGATCTCCAGGATGAAATAAGCGTACGGAAGAATAAAAAACTTATCGAAAAAAAACTGGAAGTCCTTATCGAAGGCCCGAGCAGAAAAGATAAAAACATCTCAACGGGAAGGACAAGGCAGAATGTTATAGCCTTATTCGAGCCCGGTAAACACGCTAAAGGCGATGTAGCCGGTTTTGTTCCCGGTTCGGCAAGTTCGTCGGTCCTTCGCGGAAAATTAACGGATAAATGA